Part of the Catenulispora sp. EB89 genome is shown below.
CCGACTCCGGCGGCAGCAGATGCGTGGAGTACCACGTCAGCACCCCGCCGAGAGAGGCGTCGGCAAGTTCCAACTCCGTCATCGAGCCGACGTCGAACCGCAGCCCGGGATAAGCGGCTCCGGCGAGCGCGATCATCCGCGGCGACAGGTCCACCCCGAACGCCTCGACGCCGCGCTCGGCCAGGAAGGCCGTCACGTGCCCGGGCCCGCAGCCCAGGTCGGCAACCGGTCCGAGGCCGTGGTCCCGGAGCCGGCCGGCGAAGGCGGCCAGCACAACGCGGTCCGCCGAGGCCGCCTCGAACATCGGCTTGACCAGCTGCGCGTAGTCGGCCGCGACGGTTTCGAACGACTCGCGGACGGCGTCCAGCGGCGAGGAACTCACCGGCTTCGGCAGCCTCCGCTTCTCAGAAGTCCCCGTAGTTCACCTGCCAG
Proteins encoded:
- a CDS encoding class I SAM-dependent methyltransferase; this translates as MSSSPLDAVRESFETVAADYAQLVKPMFEAASADRVVLAAFAGRLRDHGLGPVADLGCGPGHVTAFLAERGVEAFGVDLSPRMIALAGAAYPGLRFDVGSMTELELADASLGGVLTWYSTHLLPPESVAAAFREIARTLVPGGRLLWGSYVGVDDRVRPEQAYGHPVTYELFMLSIERLVGLIEAAGLVVADRQLTRIPGKERWHARVWASKPPRWTAPTDVGVDR